In Gossypium raimondii isolate GPD5lz chromosome 12, ASM2569854v1, whole genome shotgun sequence, a single window of DNA contains:
- the LOC105764389 gene encoding zinc finger protein SHOOT GRAVITROPISM 5: MLDKTATVSALPFSSDLLSLTPLDNGKRKRKPPGTPDPEAEVVSLSPQTLLESDRYVCEICNQGFQRDQNLQMHRRRHKVPWKLVKNETQEVVKKKVYVCPEPSCLHHNPCHALGDLVGIKKHFRRKHSLNKQWVCDKCFKGYAVQSDYKAHLRTCGTKGHSCDCGRVFSRVESFIEHQDICSVRGVQHQFQALQYSRLTSSTTPSIDANFSLSPPLPIPKSTGTLELQLLPSSSTHLWSWRNSDSASLLKLSIGSTEGNGRETAMEATRLKEFASEQLKLAMREKTHAEKAREEAKREIEMAELEFASAKRIKQQAENELEKALVLKHQATKKITATIMQITCQACRNRFITSMAAVPAADETSLAMSYMSSATTEGEGE, translated from the exons ATGTTGGATAAAACTGCTACTGTTTCTGCACTTCCATTCTCCTCTGATCTTCTCAGTCTCACTCCCCTTGataatggcaaaagaaaaagaaagccacCCGGTACCCCAG ATCCAGAAGCAGAAGTGGTTTCTTTATCTCCGCAAACATTGCTTGAATCGGACAGGTATGTATGTGAGATCTGCAACCAAGGGTTTCAACGAGACCAGAACCTTCAAATGCATAGGAGAAGGCACAAAGTGCCATGGAAGTTGGTGAAAAATGAAACACAAGaggtggtgaagaagaaggtATATGTGTGCCCCGAGCCAAGTTGCTTGCACCACAACCCTTGCCATGCCCTGGGAGATCTGGTTGGGATAAAGAAGCATTTCAGAAGAAAGCATAGCCTTAACAAACAATGGGTTTGTGATAAGTGCTTTAAAGGCTATGCTGTTCAGTCTGATTATAAGGCTCATCTCAGGACTTGTGGTACCAAAGGTCATTCCTGTGACTGTGGCCGTGTTTTTTCCAG GGTGGAGAGTTTCATTGAGCACCAAGATATTTGCAGTGTTAGAGGAGTTCAACATCAATTCCAGGCGTTGCAGTACTCTCGACTGACTTCAAGCACCACTCCGTCGATCGATGCAAACTTTAGCTTATCCCCACCATTGCCGATACCAAAATCAACTGGGACTCTTGAACTTCAGCTTCTACCATCATCAAGCACTCACTTGTGGTCATGGAGGAACTCGGATAGCGCGAGTCTTTTAAAACTATCTATAGGGTCAACTGAAGGTAATGGGCGTGAAACAGCAATGGAAGCGACTAGGTTGAAAGAGTTTGCAAGTGAGCAGCTGAAGTTAGCCATGAGGGAGAAAACACATGCTGAAAAGGCTAGAGAGGAAGCGAAAAGGGAGATTGAGATGGCTGAGCTTGAGTTTGCAAGTGCTAAGAGGATAAAGCAACAAGCGGAAAATGAACTTGAGAAAGCTCTAGTGTTGAAACATCAAGCCACAAAGAAGATAACTGCAACCATCATGCAGATCACTTGTCAAGCTTGTAGGAATCGATTCATAACATCAATGGCAGCGGTTCCTGCAGCTGATGAAACCTCGCTTGCAATGAGTTATATGTCGTCAGCCACAACAGAGGGGGAAGGAGagtga